In a single window of the Nitrospiraceae bacterium genome:
- a CDS encoding helix-turn-helix transcriptional regulator: MIRDIPPHKVFLWDEYGRYVDFSFPNPIYGHFFGPARLKGAMVADILPSDTAQAILSKIRHTIFTQAPGFLSLVFHQKGQRTFQTIIRFFPLTNHVLGLVNDFPHLTLAPSDPLPSTPAPTHLPRLRHPLTYREQQILRAVGQGLSNEAISTNLRISPRTVKFHLLNLYQKLGVSSRISLKTIAPFLLSPPKSTPH; encoded by the coding sequence ATGATCCGGGACATTCCACCCCATAAAGTCTTCCTCTGGGATGAATACGGCCGGTATGTGGACTTCTCGTTTCCCAATCCTATCTATGGCCATTTCTTCGGTCCCGCACGACTAAAGGGGGCAATGGTTGCTGACATATTGCCTAGTGATACGGCTCAAGCCATTTTAAGCAAAATTCGACACACCATCTTCACACAGGCACCTGGATTTCTGTCCCTCGTCTTTCATCAAAAAGGCCAACGAACTTTCCAAACAATAATTAGATTTTTCCCGTTGACTAACCATGTCCTCGGCTTAGTCAATGATTTCCCACACCTCACCCTTGCCCCCTCAGATCCTTTACCCTCCACCCCAGCTCCCACTCACTTGCCTCGCCTGCGACATCCCCTGACCTACCGGGAACAACAAATATTACGGGCGGTAGGCCAAGGACTGTCGAATGAGGCCATTTCCACCAATCTGAGAATTTCACCCAGAACCGTCAAATTCCATCTCTTAAATCTATATCAAAAGCTTGGCGTCTCCTCCCGGATCAGCCTCAAAACTATAGCTCCCTTCTTACTTTCCCCCCCAAAGTCAACACCCCATTAA
- a CDS encoding macro domain-containing protein has product MIECVRGNIANQPDMEAIVNAANAQLRSGGGVAGAIHRAAGPGLEEEGRALAPIRPGQAVITGAHGLPNRFVIHCLGPIFGQDKPEADLLASCYRHALQLADRHQIRSIAFPAISTGIFGYPLEGATRVALTAI; this is encoded by the coding sequence ATGATCGAATGTGTTCGGGGGAATATTGCGAATCAGCCTGATATGGAGGCCATCGTGAATGCCGCCAATGCGCAGTTGCGGAGTGGCGGCGGGGTGGCTGGGGCAATTCACCGCGCGGCAGGGCCTGGGTTGGAAGAAGAAGGCCGGGCACTGGCTCCTATCCGTCCTGGCCAAGCAGTCATCACGGGGGCACATGGTCTGCCTAACCGTTTTGTCATCCACTGTCTCGGGCCCATCTTCGGCCAGGACAAACCGGAGGCTGACCTGCTGGCCTCCTGTTATCGCCATGCCCTTCAGTTAGCCGATCGGCATCAAATTCGATCTATTGCCTTCCCGGCTATTTCGACGGGCATCTTTGGGTATCCGTTGGAGGGCGCCACTCGCGTGGCCTTGACGGCCATT